A single genomic interval of Leptospira montravelensis harbors:
- a CDS encoding YqgE/AlgH family protein, producing the protein MTNNPDSTRGKLLISNSSVIQDFFHKSVVLMVDHDDDGAFGLVLNKPTDQTMESLIKNLPDTVYSNKQVFSGGPVDNMFVSILHNGKQTEDPGVEIVPGIYMARSFDTMIEVLSSDQIQFRVLQGYAGWSSGQLESEFERLSWVVSDQVDESIIFREDDPEVVWREALRSKGGIYKYFVDHTKDPSLN; encoded by the coding sequence ATGACAAATAATCCTGATTCAACTCGCGGAAAGTTACTGATTTCCAATTCTAGTGTGATTCAGGATTTTTTTCACAAATCCGTTGTCCTCATGGTAGATCATGACGACGACGGAGCGTTTGGTCTGGTTTTAAACAAACCTACTGACCAAACTATGGAATCGCTAATCAAAAATCTTCCTGATACTGTTTATTCCAACAAACAAGTGTTTTCTGGTGGGCCAGTGGACAATATGTTCGTATCAATCCTTCATAACGGAAAACAAACAGAAGATCCAGGCGTTGAGATTGTTCCTGGAATTTATATGGCAAGAAGTTTTGATACTATGATCGAGGTTCTTTCCTCAGATCAAATTCAGTTTCGAGTATTGCAAGGATATGCTGGTTGGTCATCCGGCCAATTAGAGAGTGAATTTGAAAGATTATCTTGGGTAGTTTCGGACCAAGTTGATGAATCTATCATTTTTCGAGAAGATGATCCTGAAGTAGTTTGGCGCGAAGCCCTACGTAGTAAAGGTGGGATCTATAAATACTTTGTTGACCATACTAAAGATCCATCTCTCAATTGA